Proteins from a genomic interval of Diospyros lotus cultivar Yz01 chromosome 6, ASM1463336v1, whole genome shotgun sequence:
- the LOC127804468 gene encoding uncharacterized protein LOC127804468, giving the protein MGKNQGQYCRYHRTRGHSTDHCRELKNQIEMLIYEGHLQRYVRNEEEENREPRQSGDRRDGHERPNPGQQERGGDRRQDIHVDNEPTQQAIHVISGGETLGGDTSASRKPYARQAYQVNSVMEMKKVSSPLYSFTGEAVPVAGSIELLITLDESRDISIKEQMSTVLRYANKMGHVVERFIGVEHVSTVAKKHVQVTWLFNLVSRVVNIVGASSKRCDLLREKQEAVIFEALHNGEISSGRCLNQQSTITHFGDTRWGSHYGTLISLISMFLPIVDVLEMIVVEGSTEQKCEADDFLDSIQSFEFAFNLHLMRTILTISNELFKALQRKDQDIVNAITLVKICKQRLQVMRDNEWDLFLKAVVSFCEKYNIDGPDMDGVFICRGRSRRNTEEMTNLHHFRVDLFYAIIDMQLQELNDHFYEVSTELLLCIECLCPNDSFSAFDKEKLIRLAEYYREDFSRVELMAVDDQLQTYIFDIRSNKEFEELGGLGEPGQKLVAMKNNIVYPLVYKLVTLALTFSISTATVERVFSTMNIMKNRLRSRIGDQWMNDSLVVYVEKDVFNKIDNEVIMRRYQSMKSRKQQL; this is encoded by the exons ATGGGAAAAAACCAGGGACAGTATTGTAGATACCATCGAACCAGGGGGCATTCCACTGATCACtgcagagaattgaagaatcagattgagatgctcatttATGAGgggcacttgcaaagatatgtgagaaacgaggaagaagaaaatagggaacCCCGGCAAAGCGGAGATAGACGTGATGGGCATGAAAGGCCAAACCCGGGGCAACAAGAGAGAGGAGGAGATCGTCGGCAAGATATTCATGTAGACAATGAACCGACTCAACaggccattcacgttatttcaggtggggaaaccctaggtggggacacatCAGCATCCCGTAAACCATACGCCCGTCAAGCCTACCAAGTAAACTCAGTAATggag ATGAAGAAAGTATCCTCAcctctatatagcttcactggagaagcGGTTCCAGTTGCAGGATCAATTGAGCTGCTTATCACATTAG ATGAATCTCGAGATATCTCAATAAAGGAACAAATGTCTACTGTTTTGCGTTATGCGAATAAAATGGGACATGTAGTTGAACGGTTCATTGGGGTTGAACATGTTTCCA CTGTAGCAAAGAAACATGTGCAAGTTACTTGGCTCTTTAATTTGGTTTCTAGAGTGGTTAATATTGTTGGAGCGTCATCGAAGCGTTGTGATCTTTTGCGAGAGAAACAAGAAGCTGTAATTTTTGAAGCACTCCATAATGGTGAGATTTCAAGTGGCCGGTGTCTTAATCAACAAAGTACTATTACTCATTTTGGTGATACTCGTTGGGGATCGCATTATGGTACTTTGATTAGTTTGATTTCCATGTTCTTGCCTATAGTTGATGTTCTTGAAATGATTGTTGTTGAAGGATCTACTGAACAAAAATGTGAGGCAGATGATTTTTTGGACTCAATACAATCATTTGAATTTGCTTTTAATCTACATCTCATGAGAACCATCTTAACGATTTCAAATGAATTGTTCAAGGcattacaaagaaaagatcaagATATTGTAAATGCTATTACTTTAGTGAAAATATGCAAACAAAGACTCCAAGTGATGAGGGACAATGAGTGGGATTTGTTTTTGAAAGCAGTGGTTTCTTTTTGTGAAAAGTATAATATTGATGGTCCCGACATGGATGGTGTTTTTATATGCCGAGGTCGTTCACGGCGTAACACTGAAGAAATGACAAATTTGCATCACTTTCGTGTGGACTTGTTCTATGCTATCATTGATATGCAACTTCAAGAATTGAATGACCATTTTTATGAGGTTAGTACTGAGTTACTTCTTTGTATAGAATGCTTATGCCCAAATGATTCATTTTCTGCTTttgacaaagaaaaattaattcgTCTTGCTGAGTATTATCGTGAAGATTTTTCAAGAGTAGAGCTCATGGCAGTTGATGATCAGCttcaaacttatatttttgatataCGATCCAACAAAGAGTTTGAAGAATTAGGGGGACTTGGTGAACCTGGACAGAAGTTGGTTGCGATGAAAAACAATATAGTGTATCCATTAGTTTATAAGCTTGTGACTTTGGCATTAACTTTTTCGATTTCCACTGCTACAGTTGAAAGGGTATTTTCTACAATGAATATCATGAAAAATCGATTGCGTAGTAGGATTGGAGACCAATGGATGAATGATAGCTTAGTTGTGTATGTTGAAAAAGatgtatttaacaaaattgataatgaggTCATTATGCGACGTTATCAAAGTATGAAAAGCCGCAAACaacaattgtaa